A genomic region of Camelus ferus isolate YT-003-E chromosome 11, BCGSAC_Cfer_1.0, whole genome shotgun sequence contains the following coding sequences:
- the LOC102519230 gene encoding protein FAM24B, with amino-acid sequence MDGNKAASSKVNMIVMFCIGGGILVAMIVLMCVVICLYYKVASALKAPKIPVCFALKNNPTVVTQDKVAAAITAGPCPNLQCCDECSMYAGFDRLPPCFCDVNEGL; translated from the exons ATGGATGGTA ATAAAGCTGCCTCTTCCAAAGTCAACATGATAGTTATGTTCTGCATTGGTGGCGGAATCCTGGTGGCCATGATCGTGCTGATGTGTGTTGTCATCTGTCTTTACTACAAAGTAGCCAGCGCATTAAA AGCTCCAAAGATACCTGTTTGTTTCgccttaaaaaataatccaaCCGTGGTCACCCAGGACAAGGTCGCTGCGGCCATCACTGCTGGGCCTTGTCCCAATCTCCAATGCTGTGATGAATGTAGTATGTATGCTGGCTTTGATCGCCTGCCACCGTGCTTCTGTGATGTAAACGAGGGACTTTGA